Part of the Eleginops maclovinus isolate JMC-PN-2008 ecotype Puerto Natales chromosome 3, JC_Emac_rtc_rv5, whole genome shotgun sequence genome is shown below.
AGGGGAAGAAAATCCACATAGAATGAAGCTAAATCAAATAATCTTGAGATTAAAAGTGGAACGGACACATTCACATTGAGCATAGTTTGTGTTAATCAAATTCTAAAGGCATTATTGACCGACAACAAAACCCTAAAACAATGATTCCTAAGAAAGTGAGGATAAATGTGCATTGAAAGATAATATACAAATACTGCCCCCTGTGTTTTgtttatcataaataaaaagccaTAATCTAAATGTGCACTGATTGGTTTGAATGTTGTATTTTGACAAGATAAATGTTGGGTTTGATTCATGTTCATTTACACAAATACAtccaaagagagaaagacagagaaaacagagagtTATATATACTTTCAACGTATACTTTAAagtatacttttactttaaacttTATGACGTAAAACAAATCTGATGTACAATAAGTCCTGAACCTGTTAGGTACTAATAGAGCAGACATATCCATTAAGGAAACCCTGACAGTGATATGTGCACTGGAAAACATAGCAGGTGATGGCTGTTGAATGTTTGATGAGCCAATGCATGTTTCCACAGCAGTGACATTAGATATCTATCAACTTCATGTACAGTGATTGCCATAAACTGTAAAGGATTTTACAAAAAACCAAACTCacatttttgaagtttttttttcaagaataAAAGTGATTTGAAACCAGTTGAAAGTAGGAATGTAGGAAAGCACTGAAtttcacattttgcatgcaACTTTAATGGACGAATAACAAGCTTGAGTTTCATAATGGCTGTGCACATAGCTTAAACGCAGCCAGAATAGTTTTAAGGGTCAGTTGTGTCAGAAATAACATAAACCTACTGTGGGCTGAATGTCATTAGCAAATAAATAATGGTGCTATGATCAATACAACgtttaatacaaaatgttaaagttattGATATTTGATTTGCTGTAGGATGTTGTTGCCATCTGTAGGACACTAACTGTAAACTTTCATTACCTGTTATTGCATAATTACCCAACCATTTTTTCTCCCACAGTCAAGTAAAGCTCTGTCTTATTATGCTATTGAACTGTCTGCAGCAGGTATTTCTTTCGAAACATCTTTTCAGCCTCAGGGAATCAAAACAAGAACCACTAGAAAGGTAGGTTTGCTGATAAACTGAACGGGAGTGAGTTAACACTTAGTGGAGGGGAAGAAAACCCACAGAGAATGAAGCTAAATCAAATCATCTTGATATTAAAAGTGGTATGAACACCTCTagatatacagtctatgatgaACAACCATCAAACCCATTGATTTCCCCCAATTCGGTAGTTTTGGAAATAATAGAGCTAGAATTTCTATTGAGGAAACACTGACAGTGATAAGTGCACTGGAAAACATAGCAGGAGAtgtctgttgaatgtttgatGTGCCCATGCATGTTTCTGCAGCAGTGACATCAGATACCTATCAGCTACATGTACAGTGATTGCccaaaatcaacaaaaaaatatccacaacaaaccaaactttattttcaggAATGAAACGTATTTGAAAACAGATGACTGAAGTATGAAGGCAGTGAAACTCATATTTCGCATGCAactttgaaacacaaataacaatCATGAGTTTCAGCCACAACTGTTTTCAGGATCAGTTGTGTCACATATAATATATGCATATTGTGACCTAAATATTATAAGGGATGTGCAAATAGCTtaatagcagcagcagcagcagcagcagcagcatctgttTTCAGGGTCGGTTGTGTCACATAATAACATATACATACTGGGTCCTAAATGccatttgtaaatatattatgCATATTATACAAACATTTGTAGGTTTTGCAGGTAATATTCAGTCTTCTTGTTCACCTTCTTGTTCTTTTCCCTTGCCTTTCTTGCCACCCTtccctgtcttcttctggtagTAGCATCTggccaggacacacacacaccgacaaaACTCACGGAAGTTGACCTCTCCATCGTGGTTTTTATCCAACATCTCCATTGCCTCCCCGATGTCAGCTGCATTGATTTTATCCTGGAGGAGACATCATAAGAGTTAAATTACAACATGAAAAGCACGGAGCCCACCTGAGTGGTTGTCTACAgtactacttttattttatgaacTAATTGGATTTTTAAAGTCTCTTACTTTTAACTCTGGGCTTTGTATTTCTAGCTCCAACACCTTCTTCAACTCTTCCGTATTCAGCTGGGGTTTCTTGCCATCATCATCAGCATACTCCAGAAATATGTCAACAATGTTTGTAATGACCTGTTCCAGACGAGCCATGGCTGTAGCTGGAGACAAAAGATTGTAAGTGATTagcagaggaaggaggaaataCCTGGACAACATAGACAATAAAATGAACCAAATATACATTATCGTAGACACTGAATTGTCAGAACTATGAAGCGTTGTGTGTTCATATAAGAGATATGTCATAAGACCGATGTTTATAGACAAATCAGAGGATGCACTGGCTAAAGATTAAACAAATATGATGAAACATGAATTTACATAATGAATTAAGGTTGAATTTATAACCATAATTCCATGTTCTGACACATCCATTGCATCTTGCATTATCATCATCTAAATGAAATGCTTctatcttctttttctcttgccTTCTCTAACATCCAGCTTTAATCAGCTGTACTCACCTTAGAGTTGAAGTTCCCTGGAAGAAGAGAGAACACGTCTGTGTTGCCGGCTGACCCAAGTGAGAATGATTCAGACTGAGGGGAAAGCCTCTTCTTAAAGAGAAGAcccatacacacagacacacacacacacacacacacacacacacacacacacacacacacacacacacacacacacacacacacacacacacacacacacacacacacacacacacacacacacacacacacacacacacacacacacacacacacacacacacaggggctTGTATACACCCACATCAGCAGTGATTCATGCACTGGAAATGTTCCCCCTTTCCAACCAAACTAGTGTTACCATGTCTTTCTCTGAGTATTTCTATCATAAATAGAAgacagtgtttatgtttgtgttttataaagtaaatgttacccatgttgacatttgtgtttgtgagtgtctgtgtgcattGATGAACAGGGGGAGTAGATCATCTAAAGTGAGGCTCTTCATCGAGAAGCTGCACTGTGAAGCCTTCTGGAGAAAATGTGTCAGTGAATGGAAAGTTACACAGTAGTGCCCAGCCCAAAGTGGAGAGTGTGAAGTCAtagctgtgtatgtgtgtgtgtgtgtgtgtgtgtgtgtgtgtgtgtgtgtgtgtgtgtgtgtgtgtgtgtgtgtgtgtgtgtgtgtgtgtgtgtgtgtgtgtgtgtgtgtgtgtgtgtgtgtgagtgtgtgtttgtgtgtgtgtgtgcgtaattTGTCTCCATGTCCTGTTTTCCCCAGAGTTTTTTTAACGTTCTAAATCTAAGAAGTTCTGCAAATATTGGCAGTGAGTCACATAGTTTAGTCAATTATATAACTCAAAAAGAACATGACAGAACAGAACATAAACAGAAGTAGTAGTTTATTCCTGTAGTTCTACTGCAGCCACCCTCACAATTTTAAGAgtgatttcttttatttcccttgAACAGCTAAAGAAATTTAAAAGAGCTTTAGGAGTGCCAGTTTTAAACTTGTCAGCACCAATCATAAATCTGCTTGATTAGAGTCTTTAAGCATCTCAATGTGAGTGTCTTGGCTGTCTGTTTTaccatgttttatttgctgGAACCACTCCCCACTCATCCTGCTCCACTGTTGCACAACTAAGCCTCCATTTTCCACTTGTCTGTTCCGAGGCGTCAGAAGAGAaacattttcctcctctcttacCCTGCTTTGCCCCATGCCAAGTCCCTTTTAGATTAAACCATTCAGCACCAGCACTCTGTTCACTTTGGCCGTATTACTTTCACTTATTGAATACAATCAGATACTCCTTGcaggggaggaaaagaaaatagagaCGTAGGATCATGTGGTGTTAATTACAAAAAAGTTCATCTCTCCACACGCTGCTGGGTGGGGTGTGAGTTACAGTTTCCCTATTGAAGCTTTGCTGTACCTCTGCAGTCTGCACCATGAACATGAGCACATAATAATGATCTTAAAGAGAAATAGCTTTAAACTTCTAAATATTAGTTTTACCATCCAGTcaaagatgtaaatgttttcaagtCGAATCtaaatgatttattataatCTATATTTTGCTTTGgctctctttattttaaataaacctcACCAGTTAAGCAGAAAGGTAAGCCACCACCTTTGCAAGggaaaaaacaagagcaaaaagtggtataaaaatatacttaaacatGAAAGCCATGAATCATACAGCAATGGATGGCATTGCTTTAAATTACcaggtgtgtatgcaggttTCTGTACATTGCAATGTACTCAAACAAAAGGTTGTAAGGAAGTACTTTTGAAAACACTTACCAAGAATGTCCACCCACAGAACAGCCTACCCAAAAGACCTTTTCCACATTCACAGACAGACATTGCGACAGATAGCAAGATAAGTATATGATCGAGTCTCAACACAGTGTTCATAACAGCTCCGGCACCATCATCTGTACACAGCACTCTCTGTGAAACAATATGTTGTATGTATGATGTCCACTCAACTgatgttttgtgtctttatataATACAACCTTGACTTAAGCTGCATTTACTGATAAAAATCAAGTGGTGGAATTAGAAAAAAGCCAGTGGAGGAATCCCTGAGttaaaaagtgttgttgttttttttaaagagtatcGTGACATCTACTGGTGTGATAAAGGCAATACATGACTTCCTGCTTAAAGGAACAAATCACAGGGATGTTAAAGGCTAATAGCCGAGCTGTGACTACCGCCCACGCCAGAAATAATTAGTACATTTAGCTGTAAATGTCCTTTTCATATCTAACTTCTTATTGTGACATCCAACTTTTGGACTCATCACAGATTTGATGAAAAACACTATACATTGACAGGGATGGAAAGAGTGACATGCTCAGGTAAAACGACTGACACCTTATGGAACTTCTACTTAGGTACAGTTAATTTACTTCCATGTCTAAACATATACTTATATAAAGTCAATAGCTTGCAATTACATTTGGAAAAGGGAAGACATGGAAGAAAAGATTTTGATATAAGATGAGGTAAACTACTAAGATAACCTAAATGCTatgcaatacatttcaaactatAGACCAGTGATGCATCATCACACCACAGAGGTCTtatattttaaccaaaaatgtaattaaattaaCACAGACTGCAGTATACAGCCTTTGCATCTCCTTATCATCAACCTGGGGAATCTGGGGAATAGTGTTAACCTCTGCACATGATATGACCTGTAAATGAAGTTCCTTGCTTGCATGTTAACAGAAGGGGCTGGTGCCTCTGATTTTGGGAAACTCTAACCTCTCTACTGTATTACACACTACAAATGTGTGATATGCGATAAGTAAAATCATTCTAGAAGTCGCTTATGCTGTTTTTATTGGGAAAGAAGTAAGGGTAAATTCTGCTTTGTACTGCATACCTTCGGACATTGTATATTATTCACCAGATCAGTGATTCTAAATACTTActtatcatttataaaaagaggttttttattatttcatcaaGTATGTAAACATTTCACGTATTactacatttctaaatgttttagtGTTATAAGTGTTTCTGGAAAAGAACTGGTGTCACTTATAACACCAACGACCACTTTATTACATTATAGACCCTGAAATCAAAACAGCTAAAAGGCATTCAGCCATCATTCATTTTACATATGCTTTTCCTCCAAGTGACAaatactgctttgtttttttcttgccaGATTCTCATGACAGCCAATGAAAGATAAGTCTGTGCTTTACTTTCATGACACATCAAGCTATCTGCTGTCTAAAGGTCCTTTTCACACACTCTTGCATAGTGTGTAcattacatgtttcattaaCTTAAAATACCttgtttcacttttaaaacttttaaaggaATGAAAGGCATGTTTCCTTTcttctgaaatgtaattgagAATGTGGAGGTGCCAACCCTCCAACGAATCAGTCTGAAAAGACAGAGAGCGTTTTTTGTAATCATTGCCCAAAggctttgaaatattttttccttGAAAAACTTAGATCACAATGACTTGCTATCTAATCAAATCTCCCTTAGATTACTCACACAATGGCTATGGTCCATGACTGATTGTTGGAACAAATGCTCTCAATGTCGATGTGCAATTAATTTAACCTTCTTTTCAGCtactgaagagagagagagagagagagagagagagagagagagagagagagagagagagagagagagagagagagagagaaatataacaaaataatgtgCAAGAAAAAAACAGGATAAAGAATTTGGCATCTAAATAAAAGACTAATATCTCAAATTATCAAAACAACACACCATGTGCATGCTTATCTGCCAACCCACTAACTTATTCCATAAAGGAATGTGGTGCTGCACCCAAGTTCATCATGCAACATCTAACACCAGCACATTCCCATGTTGAACCATTGACATACTGTATCAAATGTGCTGCCTCAATTGAACATTGATATTTATGAGAAAATTGATGTAGATCAGATTTGAACTCAATATACCCTGGACTTTTTGAAGTATATTTTTCTGCCATTGGCATAACTATTTTAGACTGTAATGTTTCCATGTGAACACGAATAGCAAAAAGTGTATAAACTACAACCATAAGAAAACTTCCTTATGAatttggtggaaaaagtactttGTTCATAACATActcaaaaacagacagaaggtGAAGTCTTGTATAAGGTTTTTACTTGGAGAATCTCTCCCACATTTGTGATTCTTGGTCTTACtctaaaaaacattaaacatcaCAATTCTTCCTTATATTTTCCCATCACTTCTTGCTCTTCTTTTCATGGAGCAAGTAACACTTCTCACAGGCCAACGAGAGGCCGCACACAAGGGGAAGAAACTCTTCAAAGT
Proteins encoded:
- the s100w gene encoding S100 calcium binding protein W, with amino-acid sequence MARLEQVITNIVDIFLEYADDDGKKPQLNTEELKKVLELEIQSPELKDKINAADIGEAMEMLDKNHDGEVNFREFCRCVCVLARCYYQKKTGKGGKKGKGKEQEGEQED